One genomic region from Colletes latitarsis isolate SP2378_abdomen chromosome 10, iyColLati1, whole genome shotgun sequence encodes:
- the LOC143346444 gene encoding uncharacterized protein LOC143346444: MKPITVAIFIALIYTVAYIPNRALAASKDDDSDSAETTTPKPTTTTPKPTTTPAPTTTPAPTTTTPKPTTTPAPTTTPAPTTTPAPTTTPAPTTTPKPTTTPKPTTTTPKPTTTPKPTTTAKPTTTTKAPRPKCGRHEHRTKCVECQLTCENPIPKPCKKASQCTKGCACNAGYLRNSDDKCVHYLSCKPKKGGKS; encoded by the exons ATGAAACCGATTACAGTGGCAATTTTCATCGCGCTGATTTATACAGTTGCAT ACATACCTAATAGGGCTCTCGCTGCATCCAAAGATGATGACTCTGATTCAGCTGAGACTACTACTCCCAAACCTACAACTACTACTCCCAAACCCACCACCACCCCTGCCCCTACCACCACTCCTGCCCCTACCACCACTACTCCCAAACCCACTACTACCCCTGCACCCACCACTACCCCTGCACCCACCACTACCCCTGCACCCACCACTACCCCTGCACCCACCACTACTCCAAAACCCACTACAACTCCTAAACCCACCACTACCACACCCAAACCCACTACTACTCCCAAGCCAACCACGACCGCCAAACCAACCACAACCACCAAAGCCC CACGTCCGAAGTGTGGCCGCCacgagcatcgtactaaatgcgTCGAGTGTCAACTTACGTGCGAAAACCCCATCCCCAAACCCTGCAAGAAAGCGTCGCag TGCACCAAAGGTTGCGCGTGTAACGCGGGTTACCTGAGAAACAGCGATGACAAGTGCGTGCACTACCTATCTTGCAAGCCCAAAAAGG GAGGCAAGTCATGA
- the LOC143346446 gene encoding chymotrypsin inhibitor, with protein MSRTVILFLLVVVAYVSLSNASCPANEVMKACSSECEPKCGQKMHIDCIEVCKAPRCQCKRGYMRDSNNKCVLPKNC; from the exons ATGTCTCGCACCGTTATACTTTTTCTCCTCGTCGTCGTTGCTTACGTTAGTT TGAGCAACGCATCGTGCCCTGCCAACGAGGTAATGAAAGCATGCTCGAGCGAATGCGAGCCCAAGTGTGGACAGAAAATGCATATTGACTGTATCGAG GTGTGCAAGGCTCCACGGTGCCAATGTAAAAGAGGATACATGAGGGATTCCAACAATAAATGTGTCCTGCCCAAAAATTGTTAA
- the LOC143346447 gene encoding chymotrypsin inhibitor-like yields MSRIVFVLLVALAVFSASTSGQQCGLNEEFNSCGSQCEPSCAQPKIDFCTYNCKIGCQCKNGFLRNSKGMCVPPESC; encoded by the exons ATGTCTCGAATCGTTTTTGTTCTACTCGTCGCTCTGGCAGTATTCTCTGCTA GTACTTCCGGTCAACAGTGCGGTTTGAACGAAGAATTCAACAGCTGCGGATCGCAATGTGAACCTTCGTGCGCCCAACCCAAGATTGATTTCTGTACATAC AACTGTAAGATCGGCTGCCAGTGTAAGAATGGATTCTTGAGGAACAGCAAGGGAATGTGTGTCCCTCCTGAAAGTTGTTAA
- the LOC143346445 gene encoding chymotrypsin inhibitor-like, translated as MNAEKYRHLFRTNHSATMSRAIVLFLVVVAVAYTMALPQEHAASQECGPNEEFNACGSPCVSTCEKRASPICTLRCEIGCQCKPGFVRNRENKCVLTRDC; from the exons ATGAACGCTGAGAAATATCGTCATTTGTTCCGTACAAATCATTCTGCTACCATGTCGCGTGCTATAGTTCTTTTTTTGGTCGTCGTGGCTGTCGCCTACACCA TGGCGCTTCCTCAGGAACACGCGGCCTCTCAGGAGTGCGGACCTAACGAAGAATTCAATGCGTGCGGATCGCCGTGCGTGTCCACTTGCGAGAAACGAGCATCGCCGATTTGCACGCTG AGATGCGAAATCGGTTGTCAGTGTAAACCAGGATTCGTGAGAAACAGAGAAAACAAGTGTGTCCTCACTCGTGACTGTTAA